The following are encoded together in the Kwoniella europaea PYCC6329 chromosome 1, complete sequence genome:
- a CDS encoding 5'-3' exoribonuclease 1, which produces MGIPKLTIHPYSYSSSAGSRRDTLLLPSSSLQTRFRRLTIYSDLDMNGIIHNCSHPPSSENDPHFRITEEQMILAIFAYIDHLFTKIKPQKVFFMAIDGVAPRAKMNQQRSRRFRTAKDAVEKRREAEKKGEKLPEEKAFDSNCITPGTPFMARLSNHLKYYVTKRISEDAEWRNVKVILSGHDVPGEGEHKIQEYIRLSKAQPDYNPNTRHCLYGLDADLIMLGLLSHDPHFCLLREEVTFGRKTKKTTGLANTNFYLLHLSLLREYLDLEFGSLATQISFKYDLERIIDDFILMAVFVGNDFLPHLPDLHINEGALERIWGIYKEILPVAGGYLNEHGTISLPRLQLMLDKLAQFEIDNFEEEYADQNWYKGKQSKEIEAMEKARKKGKMVITKDQQKILNQVRQFVTKHQAKPSAADRCVIVNNLSARDQRFVQELGDDLHLTTTWDEVDDYGQNLVVMTFNLEGISEDGASAVADEEADGEEWESEEEDEDSEGALAIERVFAKYNKAKIVDNVVEDFEEAYEEKLKENLDDWKKRYYKEKLEIDFNKPEEMHAIVFRYIEGLQWILNYYYKGVASWGWFYNYHYAPRITDLKGIPDFKFDFNLGKPFTPFQQLMGVLPEESKEHVPPAYRDLMYEETSPIIDFYPRDFALDMNGKKQDWEAVIKIPFIDEERLLRAMAARDQRLTSEEKSRNQNYVATQFEYDADQEASYPSSAPGYFPDLAKAQCRSSPFHLPTLGDGIELILGLLDGVHLGAKALAGFPSLQTLPHQGTLGYHGVNVFQSDSRNQSMIITITAKHDRPNTGDIAKRMIGQRTFHSWPYLHEGIVVAVSDDMFKYELQKMGKTAKVVSTPFNPFQAIAWKKSADHIEHHNSKRFGIITGNIDVVLHVRPLKGMKRLDTGALVKDYEGPEKEITQAYQLAVNQVTFEDERYLEQAAPPMSQEFPDGEKVIFLGQMGYGTAAQVIKTTDTTLDVALAYFPSEKQENLNFSKLVAHRPAGTYYPSPVLARRLNIPPLGLSRITSTLLVLLEDGSKSNIGLALKFESKGLKVLGFSRKNDRGWEYSEKTAQILQEYKEAFPEPFANLDSRGGDLVTSAELCPTADDPDSVIKAMRKWLKERDLLDPDTVSLFAEQLEKESVAMIEKLADQYRNMKSPNMIKRAVVKAIPRQAVLKPAHAIYRLQGQTFAVGDRVIMVQDAAAGGVPLAMKGVVVGLGSRDIDVVWDVPFMGGETLQGRCSEYRGSTVPFTSCLNLTRPQFAVGGTDQEDRAVGQHAAFKPQLGPRPVLQMQNYQPSAPGRKTFNQHPQQAHTIMKNPNRAPPQNVNGNQSYGNAARGIKPPAQVQGGQQSHGEKLANALGAKHIAHRPGPAHPQPPQIVRSPKAQANVALPVPLPQGRPQPKYEAIQPETQQNGHASHVNGGAGRGRGRGGGGFRGRGDGRGRGRGGNRGGSRGGAPVNT; this is translated from the exons ATGG GTATTCCAAAG CTGACCATCCACCCTTATTCATACAGTTCTTCCGCTGGATCTCGGAGAGATACCCTCTTACTTCCCAGCTCATCACTCCAAACTCGATTCCGACGTTTGACAATTTATAGTGA CTTGGATATG AACGGTATCATCCATAACTGTTctcatccaccttcatcagaaAATGACCCTCATTTTCGAATAACGGAAGAGCAGATGATCCTGGCGATATTCGCTtatatcgatcatctgtTCACCAAGATCAAGCCACAAAAAGTCTTTTTCATGGCTATCGATGGTGTAGCTCCCAGAGCTAAGATGAACCAACAGAGAAGTAGAAGGTTCAGAACTGCCAAAGATGCAGttgagaaaagaagagaagctgaaaagaaaggtgaaaagcTACCGGAGGAGAAAGCTTTCGATTCGAACTGTATCACTCCAG GAACACCGTTCATGGCGAGATTATCGAATCACCTTAAATACTACGTTACCAAGAGAATTTCAGAGGATGCCGAATGGAGAAACGTAAAAGTCATCTTAAGTGGACATGATGTCCCCGGAGAAGGTGAACATAAGATTCAAGAATATATAAGATTATCAAAAGCTCAACCTGATTATAACCCAAATACGAGACATTGTTTATATGGGTTAGACGCGGATTTGATCATGTTAGGTTTATTAAGTCATGATCCTCATTTCTGCCTATTAAGAGAAGAAGTTACTTTTGGTAGGAAAACTAAGAAAACTACTGG ACTCGCAAATACCAATTTCTATCTATTGCATTTATCATTATTGAGAGAATACCTAGATTTAGAATTCGGATCGTTGGCCACACAAATTTCATTCAAATACGATCTTGAACGAATTATAGATGATTTCATACTCATGGCTGTATTCGTCGGAAACGATTTCTTGCCCCATTTACCGGATTTACATATCAACGAAGGTGCTTTAGAGAGAATCTGGGGGATTTATAAGGAGATATTGCCAGTTGCTG gCGGATATCTGAATGAACATGGAACAATCTCGTTGCCGCGACTTCAACTTATGCTTGACAAGTTGGCACaatttgagattgacaaTTTCGAGGAGGAGTACGCCGACCAAAATTGGTATAAGGGCAAACAAAGCAAAGAAATTGAAGCTATGGAGAAAGCtcgaaagaagggaaagatgg TCATCACCAAGGACCAACAAAAGATACTTAATCAAGTCAGACAATTCGTCACCAAGCACCAAGCCAAACCCTCTGCTGCCGACCGATGTGTAATAGTAAACAACCTTTCAGCAAGGGATCAACGGTTCGTTCAAGAACTAGGAGATGATTTACATCTTACCACCACATGggatgaagtcgatgattACGGTCAAAATCTCGTTGTCATGACATTCAACCTCGAAGGAATATCTGAAGATGGAGCTTCTGCAGTGGCTGACGAAGAAGCCGATGGCGAAGAGTGGGAGtccgaagaagaggatgaagattcCGAGGGGGCTTTGGCCATTGAAAGGGTATTCGCGAAGTACAACAAAGCGAAGATTGTCGATAATGTCGTAGAAGATTTCGAAGAAGCTTACGAAGAGAAGCTCAAGGAGAATTTAGACGAttggaagaaaagatatTACAAGGAGAAGCTTGAGATTGACTTCAACAAGCCTGAAGAAATGCATGCCATCGTGTTTAGATATATAGAAGGACTTCAGTGGATTCTGAACTACTACTATAAGGGTGTAGCGAGTTGGGGATGGTTCTACAATTATCATTATGCGCCTAGAATCACTG ACCTCAAGGGTATCCCCGATTTCAAATTCGATTTTAACCTTGGTAAACCGTTCACACCGTTTCAACAGTTGATGGGTGTATTACCTGAAGAATCGAAAGAGCATGTCCCTCCCGCTTATAGA GATCTGATGTATGAGGAAACTTCCCCGATCATTGATTTCTATCCTCGTGATTTCGCTCTTGAtatgaatgggaagaagcaGGATTGGGAAGCAGTCATCAAGATCCCCTTCATTGACGAGGAACGACTACTCAGAGCTATGGCTG CTCGAGATCAACGATTGACATCTGAGGAGAAGTCTCGTAACCAGAATTACGTCGCTACGCAGTTCGAGTACGATGCCGATCAAGAAGCTTCTTACCCATCCTCCGCACCTGGTTACTTCCCCGATCTCGCCAAAGCTCAATGTCGATCTAGTCCCTTCCATCTGCCAACCCTGGGAGATGGTATCGAGCTCattcttggtcttcttgaTGGTGTCCATCTCGGAGCCAAAGCTTTGGCTGGATTCCCTTCGCTACAAACCCTACCTCATCAAGGTACATTAGGTTATCACGGTGTCAATGTCTTCCAATCTGATTCTCGAAACCAATCAATGATCATCACAATCACTGCGAAGCATGATCGACCTAACACCGGTGACATCGCCAAACGCATGATTGGTCAAAGGACGTTCCATTCATGGCCATATTTGCACGAAGGTATCGTGGTCGCCGTGTCGGACGATATGTTCAAGTACGAACTCCAAAAGATGGGTAAGACCGCTAAAGTGGTCAGCACgcctttcaatcctttccAAGCCATAGCATGGAAGAAGTCAGCGGATCATATCGAACATCACAACTCGAAGAGGTTCGGTATCATCACTGGTAACATCGACGTTGTCCTTCACGTCAGACCTCTGAAAGGCATGAAACGACTTGACACCGGTGCTTTAGTCAAAGATTACGAAGGACCCGAAAAGGAGATCACTCAAGCTTATCAATTGGCCGTTAACCAAGTCACGTTTGAAGACGAGCGATATCTTGAACAAGCTGCTCCCCCGATGTCTCAAGAGTTCCCTGATGGTGAAAAAGTTATTTTCCTAGGTCAAATGGGCTATGGTACGGCTGCTCAAGTGATCAAGACCACCGATACGACCCTCGACGTAGCTCTGGCCTACTTCCCATCGGAGAAGCAAGAAAATCTCAATTTTTCGAAACTCGTCGCTCATCGACCAGCAGGAACTTATTATCCTTCTCCAGTTCTTGCTCGACGACTTAATATCCCACCCTTGGGTCTTTCAAGAATCACCTCAACTCTTCTAGTCTTgcttgaagatggatctaAATCCAACATCGGTCTTGCACTCAAGTTCGAATCCAAGGGATTGAAAGTTTTAGGATTTTCCAGAAAGAACGATAGAGGATGGGAATACTCTGAAAAGACCGCGCAGATTTTGCAAGAGTACAAGGAAGCTTTCCCTGAACCTTTCGCTAATCTCGATAGTAGAGGTGGAGATTTGGTCACTTCCGCTGAACTCTGTCCTACCGCCGATGATCCCGATAGCGTTATAAAAGCTATGAggaaatggttgaaagagagagatttACTGGATCCAGATACTGTTTCCTTGTTTGCTGAACAACTTGAAAAG GAATCTGTCGCGATGATCGAGAAGCTCGCTGACCAATATCGAAATATGAAATCACCCAACATGATCAAGCGAGCTGTAGTTAAGGCTATTCCTCGGCAAGCTGTTCTCAAGCCTGCTCATGCCATCTACCGACTCCAAGGGCAAACTTTCGCTGTCGGTGATCGAGTGATTATGGTCCAGGATGCTGCTGCGGGAGGTGTTCCTCTAGCTATGAAAGGTGTTGTTGTAGGTTTGGGATCAAGGGACATCGATGTGGTGTGGGATGTGCCATTCATGGGTGGTGAGACATTGCAGGGAAG ATGTTCCGAATATCGAGGATCAACTGTTCCATTCACTTCATGCTTGAACCTTACCCGACCACAATTCGCTGTAGGCGGTACTGATCAGGAAGACAGAGCCGTTGGTCAACACGCAGCCTTCAAACCTCAATTGGGACCCCGACCTGTATTGCAAATGCAGAACTATCAACCTTCCGCTCCTGGAAGAAAGACCTTCAACCAACACCCACAACAAGCTCATACGATCATGAAAAACCCCAATAGAGCTCCACCACAGAACGTCAATGGGAATCAGAGTTACGGTAATGCGGCTAGAGGTATCAAACCACCTGCACAAGTGCAAGGTGGACAACAGAGTCACGGCGAGAAATTAGCAAATGCCCTCGGTGCCAAGCATATTGCTCATAGACCTGGACCTGCTCATCCGCAACCACCACAGATCGTCAGAAGTCCCAAGGCTCAGGCGAATGTCGCTCTACCTGTACCACTACCCCAAGGTCGACCTCAACCGAAGTACGAGGCTATTCAACCTGAAACTCAACAGAATGGTCATGCATCGCATGTTAATGGTGGAGCgggaagagggagaggacgaggtggaggtggatttagaggaagaggagatggaagaggaaggggaaggggtGGGAATAGAGGAGGATCAAGGGGCGGAGCACCTGTCAACACCTAG
- a CDS encoding mitochondrial inner membrane protease ATP23, whose product MSSSSTTPPPDPTEHPEQSRTPAFERWRMSLSNFTGLGLSEEEKERRTLEKDWDKCEKYKKDLMTNSPMITFLLSHLKHSGCEFDSSSIQCHPCPETRSGGFSPDHGILLCQNRFFSKKHMEDTLSHELIHAFDHCRFKVDWGNLRHHACSEIRAANLSGDCRWTREVKRGFYSFNKQHQACVKRRAILSVLANPSCKSPEMAEKAVNEVWESCFKDTRPFDEVY is encoded by the exons ATGTCgtcctcctccaccactcCTCCACCAGACCCAACCGAGCACCCCGAGCAATCACGTACACCCGCATTCGAACGATGGCGAATGTCTTTATCTAACTTCACAGGATTAGGTttgagtgaagaagagaaggaacgTAGGACGTTGGAAAAGGATTGGGACAAGTGTGAGAAGTATAAGAAGGATTTGATGACTAATA GTCCAATGATAACATTCCTTCTGTCCCATCTCAAACATTCCGGATGCGAATTCGACTCATCCTCTATCCAGTGTCATCCATGTCCCGAGACTCGTTCTGGTGGATTCTCACCAGATCATGGTATATTATTATGTCAAAATCGATTTTTCTCCAAGAAACACATGGAAGATACGTTATCGCACGAATTGATACATGCTTTTGATCATTGTAGATTTAAGGTTGATTGGGGTAATTTGAGACATCATGCTTGTTCTGAG ATACGAGCCGCAAACTTATCAGGAGATTGTAGATGGACGAGAGAAGTGAAAAGAGGTTTTTACAGTTTCAATAAACAGCATCAG GCATGCGTCAAACGTCGTGCGATCCTATCTGTCCTGGCGAACCCATCTTGCAAATCACCAGAGATGGCTGAAAAAGCAGTCAATGAAGTTTGGGAGAGTTGTTTCAAAGATACTAGACCGTTTGATGAGGTTTATTAG